Proteins found in one Takifugu rubripes chromosome 17, fTakRub1.2, whole genome shotgun sequence genomic segment:
- the c17h19orf53 gene encoding leydig cell tumor 10 kDa protein homolog: MAQGAKKFKAQRPGISKKQHNNKQKGPKKGGRIIAPKKTQVVEQQKLKKSLEVAIRNKIEQEVTQKASSSLHKPLSVVKGAESRGKPGTSSK, from the exons ATGGCTCAAGGGGCGAAGAAATTTAAAGCTCAGCGCCCAGGAATATcaaaaaaacagcacaacaacaagCAAAAGGGACCAAAGAAAGGag GAAGAATCATTGCACCAAAGAAAACTCAAGTGGTCGaacagcagaagctgaagaag AGTCTAGAGGTCGCCATCAGGAACAAGATCGAGCAGGAGGTGACCCAGAAGGCGAGTTCCAGCCTTCACAAGCCCCTCAGCGTGGTAAAaggggcagaaagcagaggcaaaccaggaaccagctcaAAATAA